The genomic DNA AGGCCCAGGCGAACCTGGCCGAGGCGCGGGCGCAGCAGCAGAGCGCTCGGGCCCTGTTGAAGGCCGCGGGGGTGGAGGCGGCGGAGGCCGCGGGCGTGGCTCAGCGGGGCATGGTGCCGTTGCGCAGTCCCGTGGAGGGGGTTGTCACGGCCGTGGACGCGGTGCTGGGTGAGTCGCGGGAGACGGGCTCGGCGCCGCTCGTGCGCGTCTCCGGCGAGGGGCCCGCGCGCATCGAGGCCCGGCTGTCCCGCGCGTTTCCCCCCGAGGCCGCCTTCGAGTTCGTCGCTCCCGGCCACGCGCCGCTGCCAGTGCGGCTGGTGGCGCGCGCTCCCTCGATGGATGGGCGCGATGGCACCACGGCCGCGTGGTTCGAGCCCGAGCCCGCGCGGGCATTGCCCTCGGGGCTTCAGGGCACGGTCCGGGTGGGCGCGAATGGACTCCCCCGGGTGAAGGTGGTGCCCGCCCGGGCGCTCGTGCTGGAGGGCGAGGCGATCTCCGTGCTGGTGCGTGACGGCGAGGGCCACCGCCGCCAGCCCGTGAAGGTGGTGGGGCAGTCCGGCGCGGATGCCCTGGTGGACGGGCCGCTCACGGAGACGGATCAAGTGGCGGCCGATGCCTCGCGGGTCCTCGCCGGAACGGGAGGGGGCTCATGATCACCGAGTTGGTGCGCGCCTCGGTGAAGCACCGGGGTTTGACGTTGGGGCTCACGGGCCTCTTCGCGGTGCTGGCGGCGATCCTCATGGCGCGCATGGAGCTGGACGCGCTGCCGGACATCACCACGAACCAGGTGCTGGTGCTCACGCTCGCCCCGGGCATGACGCCCGAGGAGGTGGAGCGCCTGGTGACGCGGCCCGTGGAGACGAGCCTGGGCGGCATCCCCGGTTTGGAGCGGCACCGCAGCCTGTCGCGCTACGGCATCTCCTCGGTGACGGCCGTCTTCGGGGACGACGTGGACCCCCTGCGCGCGCGCCAGTGGGTGCAGGAGCGGCTGGCGGCGCTCTCGGGCGAGCTGCCTCCGGGCGTGGAGGCGCCGCAACTCGGCCCCCTCACGGGCGGACTGGGGGAGATCTTCCACTTCACGCTCAACTCGCCGGAGCGCACGTCGGCGGAACTCCTGGAACTGGCGGAGCGGCGGGTGGCTCCGCTGCTGCGCGGGGTGCCCGGCGTAGTGGAGGTGAACAGCTGGGGCGGACAGCAGCGCACGCTGGAGGTGCGCGCGGACGCGGTGAAGCTGGCCCAGCGTGGGCTGACGCTGGAGCGGCTGCGGGGCGCCCTGGAGGACACCTCGGGCAGCGTGCCCGGGGCGAGCCTCGCGGCGGGAGACCGGCAGGTGCTGGTGCGCGCGGTGGCGCGGCCTCCGGGCCCGAGCGAGCTGAGTGGCGCGGTGGTGCTGGGCGAGGACGGGCGGGCGGTGCGGCTGGCGGACGTGGCCGAGGTCGTGCCCGGCGCCCTGCCACGCATCGGCACCGCCACCGCCAATGGCCGGGGCGAGACGGTGTACGTGATGGTGCAGATGTTGCGCGGCGCCAACGCGCTGGACGTGATGGAGGCGCTGCACGCGCGGATGGACCGGGTCCACGACGCGCTGCCTTCGGACGTGCGCCTGGACGAGGTGTATGACCGGAGCGTGCTGGTGCGGGGCACGTTGCGCACGGTGGCGAAGAATCTGCTGGAGGGCGGCCTGCTGGTGGTGTCGGTGCTCTTCCTCCTGCTGGGCAGCTTCCGGGCGGGCCTGGTGGTGGCCTCGGCGATTCCCCTGTCCATGCTGGGCGCGGGCGTGGGCATGGTGCTGCTCGGGATTCCCGGCAACCTGATGAGCCTGGGCGCCATCGACTTCGGGCTCCTGGTGGATGGCGCGGTGGTGATGGTGGAGGCCGTCTTCCACGCCCTGGGCCACGAGCGTCCGGCGCGGGGCACATGGCGCGAGAAGGTGTCCCAGGTGACGGGCTCGGTGGCACGCCCGGTGTTCTTCTCGGTGCTCATCATCCTGCTCGTCTACGTGCCGGTGCTGGCGCTCAGCGGCGTGGACGGCAAGATGTTCCGCCCCATGGCGCTCACGGTGATGATGGCCCTGGCCACGTCGCTGGTGCTCTCGCTCACCTTCATTCCCGCCGCCGTCAGCCTGGTGCTGCGGCCCGAGGACGTCCCGGAACATCCGCCGCTGCTCGTGCGCTTCTTCGATCGCGTGTACCGGCCGCTGCTCGAGCGCATGGTGCGCCATCCCCAATGGGTGGCGCTCGCGGCGGTGCTGTTGCTCGCGCTGGGGACGGGCCTCTTCCTGCGCGCGGGCAGCGAGTTCGCCCCCCAGCTCGACGAGGGGGACATGGTGGTGCAGACGACGCGCGCCGGGGACATCAGCCTGGAGGCGGCCACGCGCGAGGCCCAGCTCCTGGAATCGGTGTTGCTCGAGCACGTGCCCGAGGTGACCCAGGTGGTGTCCCGCGTGGGGAGTCCCGCCGTCGCCACCGACATCATGGGCCTGGAGCAGGCGGACGTCTTCATCCGGCTCAAGCCGCGAGAGGCCTGGCGGCCCGGGCTCACCCGCGATTCCCTCATCCAAGAGATGGAGGGGCTCCTGGCGCGGGATGCCCCCGGCAGTGAGCCCTCCTTCACCCAGCCCATCCAGATGCGCTTCAACGAGCTGCTGGGCGGCTCGGTGACGGACGTGGCGGTGAGCGTGTACGGCGAGGAGTTAGGGGAGCTGCGACGGCTGGCGGAGCAACTGGCCTCGCAGGTGGCCCAGGAGCCGGGCGCGGAGGACGTGCGGGTGCTCGCGCCGCCCGAGGTGTCGATGTTGGAGGTGGTGCCCCGGCCCCTGGACGCGGCGCGCCTGGGGCTGAGCGTGCGCGAGGTGCTGGAGGCGGTGCAGGCGGTGCGCACGGGCCTGGAGGTGGGCGCCACCTATGACGGCGCGGTACGCGTGCCCATCGTCCTGAGGCTGGCGGGCACCGAGGGCGCTTTCTCGCTCGCGGAGCTGCCCCTGCCCGTGGCCTCCGGGGGGGTGGTGCCCCTGTCCCGGGTGGCCGACGTGAAGCTCGTCTCCACGCCGGGCCTGGTCAACCGGGACGACGGGCAGCGCCGCCTGGTAGTGGGCTTCAACGTGCGGGGCGCGGACCTGGGCTCGGTGGTGGAGCGGGCCCGCGCGAGGGTGGGCTCGGCGCTTCGCCTGCCCGTGGGGTACCGCTTGGAATGGGGAGGCCAATACGAGACGCTGACGGAAGCCACCCGGCGGCTGTCCCTCGTCATCCCCGCGGTGCTGGTGCTCATCGTGCTCGTGCTCTGGCTCACCTTCCGGCGCCTGCGTCCCGCGCTCATCATCTTCACCAACGTGCCCTTCGCGTGCGTGGGCGGCGTGGTGGCCCTGCTCGCGCGCGGCATGCCGGTGTCCATCTCGGCGGCCATCGGCTTCATCGCCCTGTCGGGCATCGCGGTGCTCAACGGCGTGGTGTTGATGGCGCGGCTGCTGCACCACGAGGCGGAGGGCGTGCCGGTGGGCGAGGCGGTGCGGCTCGCGGCCCAGGAGCGCTCGCGGCCGGTGCTCATGACGGCGTTGGTGGCGGCGCTGGGCTTCGTGCCGATGATGCTGGCCACCGGCGTGGGCGCCGAGGTGCAGCGCCCCCTGGCCACCGTGGTGGTGGGCGGACTCGTCACCTCCACGCTGCTCACGCTCGTCATCCTGCCCTCGCTCTACCCGTGGTTCTCGGCCCGGCGCGCGCGGGAGGTTCCCCGCCCGGCGGAGGCGGCCGCGTGAAGCTCCTGCTCATCGAGGACGAGGAGAAGATGGCCCGGCTGCTCCAGCGGGGCCTGACGGAGGCGGGGCACCTGGTGGACGTGTGCGGGCGGGGCGAGGACGCGCTGGAGCAGGCGCTGAACATCGCCTACGACGTCGTCCTGCTGGATTGGAACCTGCCGGACCTCGATGGGCTGGCGGTGCTCCGGCGCTGGCGGGAGCGGGGCCTGCGCACCCCGGTGCTGATGCTCACCGCGCGGGGCACGGTGGGCGAGAAGGTAATGGGCCTGCGCGCGGGCGCGGACGACTACCTCGTCAAACCCTTCGCCTTCGAGGAGTTGCTGGCGCGCCTGGAGGCCCTGCATCGCCGCGACGACGCCCAGGGGCTCGCGAGCAAGGTGGGGCCGCTGGTGCTGGACGCCCGGCGGCGGGTGATTCGCCATGGCGAGCACGAGCAGGTCCTCACCGGACGGGAATTCGCGCTCTTCTCCGAGCTGGCGAGCCACGCGGGCGAGGTGCTCGCGCGCTCCACGTTGCTCGGCCACGTGTGGGGCGAGTCCTTCGACGGGCCGCCGAACATCGTGGACGTGTACGTGGGTTATTTGCGCGGCAAGTTGAAGAAGCTCCAGGTGGAGGCGGTGTCCATCCAGGTGGTGCGCGGGGTGGGCTTCCGGCTGGTGGTGGAGGGGCGCGAGTGAAGCTGGCGGCGCGGTTGTGGCTCCTGGGCGCGGGCGTGCCCATGGTGGGCATCCTCGTGGCCCTGCTGCTCGCGGGCGCCTTCTTCGAGGCCCTGCTCGCGCGCGAGGTGGATCGCGCGCTGCTCACGCAGGCGGCCGTGGAGTCGGTGAGCCTCTTCGACGGGCCCCGGGGCGAGCCACACCTGCACAAGTGCGAGCCGTGGGGACCCACATACCAAAAAAATCAGGGCCCGCAAACCCCCATCTCCTGCCCGTTCCTCCTGCCCCTCTGACGGATGCCCTCCAGGCCCTCCAGGCGCCCCGCTGGGCTCGTGTCCCGTCCTCCCGCTTTTCCCTCGGGGCCCCGGCTCGCGTCGTTCCTGGGGCCTGCCAGGGCCTGCCCGTGAATGGGTGGGCGGGTGGTTGTACTCACGGGGACCATGGGGGCACGGGGGAAATCTCCGGCCGTCACAGGCACGTGTGCCCCCGGGAAAATCTCAATCCAAATTCTGGGGGGCTGTGCGTGCACGGGGCGGCTCCTAGTCAGAGGGCACAGTTCCTAGCTGGGCCTTTGTCAGGATCCGATGTGAGGGCCGTCCACTTCCCCCTCCATTGGGACTACTTTCCCCTAGTGGATTAGAGGAACTGAAATGAAGAAGTGGGCCGATTATCTTGTTACTAAGGTGAGCTACGCTCCTACTGGTTCACACATCGTCGCTCTGCGGGTCCGCAGCGATAAGGGCGATGAAGCGGGTCAGGAGGAGACGTTGAGTT from Melittangium boletus DSM 14713 includes the following:
- a CDS encoding efflux RND transporter periplasmic adaptor subunit, yielding MRRPALLASFLLLGVAPGCSSPPPPAAPPPVARSSAHTAWVHPRAPHGVPLTEAPAHVLPHPEGAAALGLPFRGNVARIAVRPGQRVQRGEVLIELLMPEVVRAAGDYEAATLRREAWQRRATQLEALQAQGMARVFELTEAQANLAEARAQQQSARALLKAAGVEAAEAAGVAQRGMVPLRSPVEGVVTAVDAVLGESRETGSAPLVRVSGEGPARIEARLSRAFPPEAAFEFVAPGHAPLPVRLVARAPSMDGRDGTTAAWFEPEPARALPSGLQGTVRVGANGLPRVKVVPARALVLEGEAISVLVRDGEGHRRQPVKVVGQSGADALVDGPLTETDQVAADASRVLAGTGGGS
- a CDS encoding efflux RND transporter permease subunit produces the protein MITELVRASVKHRGLTLGLTGLFAVLAAILMARMELDALPDITTNQVLVLTLAPGMTPEEVERLVTRPVETSLGGIPGLERHRSLSRYGISSVTAVFGDDVDPLRARQWVQERLAALSGELPPGVEAPQLGPLTGGLGEIFHFTLNSPERTSAELLELAERRVAPLLRGVPGVVEVNSWGGQQRTLEVRADAVKLAQRGLTLERLRGALEDTSGSVPGASLAAGDRQVLVRAVARPPGPSELSGAVVLGEDGRAVRLADVAEVVPGALPRIGTATANGRGETVYVMVQMLRGANALDVMEALHARMDRVHDALPSDVRLDEVYDRSVLVRGTLRTVAKNLLEGGLLVVSVLFLLLGSFRAGLVVASAIPLSMLGAGVGMVLLGIPGNLMSLGAIDFGLLVDGAVVMVEAVFHALGHERPARGTWREKVSQVTGSVARPVFFSVLIILLVYVPVLALSGVDGKMFRPMALTVMMALATSLVLSLTFIPAAVSLVLRPEDVPEHPPLLVRFFDRVYRPLLERMVRHPQWVALAAVLLLALGTGLFLRAGSEFAPQLDEGDMVVQTTRAGDISLEAATREAQLLESVLLEHVPEVTQVVSRVGSPAVATDIMGLEQADVFIRLKPREAWRPGLTRDSLIQEMEGLLARDAPGSEPSFTQPIQMRFNELLGGSVTDVAVSVYGEELGELRRLAEQLASQVAQEPGAEDVRVLAPPEVSMLEVVPRPLDAARLGLSVREVLEAVQAVRTGLEVGATYDGAVRVPIVLRLAGTEGAFSLAELPLPVASGGVVPLSRVADVKLVSTPGLVNRDDGQRRLVVGFNVRGADLGSVVERARARVGSALRLPVGYRLEWGGQYETLTEATRRLSLVIPAVLVLIVLVLWLTFRRLRPALIIFTNVPFACVGGVVALLARGMPVSISAAIGFIALSGIAVLNGVVLMARLLHHEAEGVPVGEAVRLAAQERSRPVLMTALVAALGFVPMMLATGVGAEVQRPLATVVVGGLVTSTLLTLVILPSLYPWFSARRAREVPRPAEAAA
- a CDS encoding response regulator transcription factor, encoding MKLLLIEDEEKMARLLQRGLTEAGHLVDVCGRGEDALEQALNIAYDVVLLDWNLPDLDGLAVLRRWRERGLRTPVLMLTARGTVGEKVMGLRAGADDYLVKPFAFEELLARLEALHRRDDAQGLASKVGPLVLDARRRVIRHGEHEQVLTGREFALFSELASHAGEVLARSTLLGHVWGESFDGPPNIVDVYVGYLRGKLKKLQVEAVSIQVVRGVGFRLVVEGRE